Genomic window (Sphingosinicella microcystinivorans):
CATTACATGGTCGAGCCGACCGCCTGCTCGCCGGCGGCGGGATGGGAGAAGGGCCAGGTCGAGCAGCAGGTCCAGACGATCCGAGGCCGCTTCTTCCAGCCGCGACTCCGGTTCGCCAGCCTGGCCGAGCTCAACGGGTGGCTGGAGGCCGAGTGCCGGCGCTGGGCCGAGCATCATGCCCATCCCGAACGCGGGGATATTACCGTCGCCGAGGCGCTGGATATGGAGCGACCGGCCCTGCAGCCGATCCTGGCACCGTTCGACGGCTTCCATGAGAGCGAGCATGCCGTCACCGGCACCTGCCTCATCAGCTTCGATCGCAACCGCTACTCGGTCATGTCGACGGCCGCACGCCGGACCGTTCAGGTGCGCTCCTATGCCGATCGCATCGTCATACGCTGCGGCGATGCGATCGTCGGGGAGCATGAGCGCCACTTCGGTCGGAACCGCACGATATACGATCCCTGGCATTATCTGCCGGTCCTCGCGCACAAGCCCGGCGCGCTGCGTAACGGCGCACCGTTCCAGGACTGGGATCTGCCGCCCGCCCTGCACCGATTACGGCGAAGGCTCGGCACCGGGGACGAGGCCGATCGCAGGTTCGTGCGGGTCCTCTCGGCGGTGCTCACCGATGGCCTGGAGCCGGTAGAGGCTGCCGTGCGCGAAGCGTTGGCGAACGGAACGGCCAGCGACGAGCTGATCCTCAACATCCTCTCCCGGCGCCGCGAGCCGGCGACACCCCACAGCATCGTCACTTCGGAAGACCGGATGCTGCAGCATCCTCCGCTCGCCGACTGTGCCCGCTATGATCTGCTGCGAGGCTATGATGCAGCGGCATGATATGATCGACACGATGCGCGGCCTCGGACTCAAGGGCATGGCGGCGGCGTTCGACGAGGCGGTCACCACCGGCCTCCAGCGCAAGCGCACCACCATGGAGATACTGACCGACCTGCTCCGTGCTGAGGCGACCCACCGGGATGCAGCCTCCATCCGCTATCGGATGACGGCTGCGAGGCTGCCCGTGGTGAAGGACCTGGAGCGGTTCAGCTTCGAGGGCACACCGATCAATGAGGAGATGATCCGCTCCCTTCACGATGGCTCCTTCCTCCCGCCTCGCCGCAATATCGTGCTGGTCGGCGGCACGGGGACAGGCAAGACCCACCTCGCCATCGCGATCACCGCCAATGTCGTGCGAAGGGGCGCTCGCGCCCGCTACTTCAACACCGTCGATCTGGTGACACGCCTCGAAGAGGAGACCCGGATCGGCAAAGGCGGGACCCTGGCGGCGCAGCTGTCGCGGCTCGACCTGATCGTGCTCGACGAGCTCGGTTATCTGCCGTTCGCCCGCTCGGGAGGGCAGTTGCTGTTCCACCTCATCAGCAAGCTTTATGAGCGGACCAGCGTCATCATCACCACGAACCTCGCCTTCGGCGAATGGCCGACCGTGTTCGGCGATCCCAAGATGACCACGGCGCTGCTCGACCGCGTCACCCACCACTGCGATATCGTCGAGACGGGCAACGACAGCTGGCGCTTCAAAAACCGCAGCTGACAGCCACCTTCGGCGCCTTCAAAAATCTATCTTGCGCTGCGCGCGCCTCCGGTCGGGCTACGCCCGCCCTCCGCCGCACGCAGCGCAAGGCCATCTTCAACAAACCAGCATCATATTATCCGAAAAGGGGGTCCCTCTTCGACGCCGATCGGGGGTCCCTTTTGAACGCCGTTTGACACATAAAATCTGGCGCCGAATGTGCCCAGCCTATGTTGTAGGCTTGATGGCTTGGGAGATCGAAAGAGCATCCAGCCTATGGCTGCGCGGGCGGATGAAGTCGGTTATGATCGACTGCATTACTTCATTGGTGCGGGGGATTTGGGACAGCGCGCCGCTGGAAGCAACATTGTGGCAGTAGTCGATGCGCTTATCGGAGGTGACACGGCACAGCTGATCATCGACGATACCGCGTTGCCGAAGAAGGGGGGCTTCGATTGGGATCGCGCCAAAATATGCTTCGGCACTGATCGGAATCGGCAAAGCTCCTTCCAACAAAGCGATATTGTAATGTAGGGCAATATGGTCATACTATAAACATGGTGGTAGTAGGAAAATGAGGGGAGATCATCATGTTTGGTGCAAGGCGCAGCGGAGTGCCTGTTGCGGCGATATTGGCCTGCACAATCGGTGTGGTTCAGTTACAGAGTGTGATCGCAAAAGCGGACCCACTAGGTGAGGCATGGCGGAAGCGAACGCTTGAGGCATATGATAATGCCAAGCCTACTGCTGAACTGGTTGCTATGTCTGAAACGGATAAACTCAAAGAGATCGAGGAGATCCAGAAGCTGCCCTTGAAGTATACGCGTTATATCAATCAACGGGATTGGGATCGCTGGGTTAACCTCTTCACCGACGAATCGAGCTACTGGCAATACACGATCGGGCGGGTCGTCAGCGGCCCCGAAGGCTGGCGGGAGCATCTGAACGCAGTTGGGATGACTAGCGAGAAAATGTACAGCCTTTTCGAGAATTTCGGTCATCCCGAAATCGAGCTTTTATCTCCGACCACCGCTCGCGGGGTCTGGCAGGCGCTCTTCGTGTTCTGGATGCCCCGGGACGAAACGCCGACAAAAGGGTTCCTCGTTGAGCCAGGACAGGAAAGCCGGACATATGCGATCTATTACCAGACATACAGGAAGGTGAACGGGACTTGGAAAATCAACACTAATATTCCTACAACTGTAAGGCATGAGCTTGGAATTTTGCCGGAAGGTGTGACCGCCCCGAAACCGGAATTGCCGCCGTCTGCCACTCATACAAAAGCAGGTGGATAGGAGAAGCTCGAAAATTGTATCGTAGTTGTGTATCTGGGCTTGAACCTTGCCTCCCAAGTGAGGCAAGGTTCAAGCCTAGGCATAACGATCGAAGCTGGTATTCCAGCTATATCATATATGATATAGCTAATCCCCAAGATTGAAAATGGAAACAGAACTGTTCCTTATCTGGGGAACAAGCAGGCGCATCCGTTTGTGATCTATGCCTATGGCGGCAGGCACTTCGATATTGTCGGCGACAACCACAGGCGGGCTGCTGTCCGCAGGAACGCGATAGACGTTTTTTCCGAGCTGGCTGGCTACAACAGTATCGCCATTCGGAAGCAGCACAATGCCGTCAAACTGGCCGGTCGGAAGTGTACGTTCGCCGATGATGTGACCTTGCCGGTTGCGGGTCACAAGGTTTACTCCGCGACCGCCATGAATGATGTGGCCATCAGCATCGACAGTGATACCATTCGGGCGTTCCAGTGCCGGATCACGTGGGGCGAATGTCGAAACCTCTCCTTTCGCATTGATGCTGAACAGCGCACCGGGCATCGTATCATTTCCGGAATCCGTAACATACACCGTCCCGTCTTTTGCTACGACAAGGTCATTGAGTCGCACTGCATCGGGAATCTCGATATTGCCGCGTGGCGCGCCGCTCTTGCGGTCAAACAGGCGGACTGCGCTGATATCGGCCACGTATAGCAGATCGCCGTGCAAATACATGCCGAGTGGATCAGCCAGCGTTACGCCATTTACACCTCCAGTAATCCACTTGAGTGAAATGACTTTGCCGTCCGGTGACACGCGCGAGATGAATCCGTTGTTTTCAGGGCCTCGCGCTGTGAGATTCGAGACAAGATATTCGTCGCGCTCGGCGTCGTAACGTGCGGCTTCGGAGCCATCGAACCCGACATTCTGGATGACCATAAGCGGAGGCTGCGTGCCGGGTGTCGCGGTGCTGCCGGCCAGATGAAGCAGTAATGTGGCAAAGTTCGCTATCATGGTTTCCCCCCTAGGAGCTGATGTTTCAGTTATTAATTTGATCTTTGATTGGCAGTGCCCTGATACGTTTTCCTGTTGCGGCGTGGATGGCGTTGCAGAGCGCGGGCGCAACGGGCGGTAGTCCGGGTTCGCCGACGCCGCCGGGGGGCGCATCCCACGCGCTGCCGCCGACGAGGTGGACCTCTGTGATCTTGGGGGCGGCGTCGATGCGGGTGACCTCGTAGCCGTCGAAGTTGTCCTGCTGGACGCGGCCGTCCCTGAAACTGATCTCGCCGAGCGTGGCGAGGCTGATCCCCATGACCACCGAGCCCTCCATCTGCGAACGGATACGGTCCGGGTTCACCTGCGGGCCGCAGTCGACCGCGATGTCGGCGCGCTCGACGGTAAGCTGGCCGTTCGTGACCGAGACCTCGATCGCGCAGGCGGTGTAAGTGACGAAGCTGTAGTGCGCGGCAATGCCAAGGCCACGGCTCGCCGCCAGCTTCCGGCCCCAGCCTATGCCCTTTGCTGCGGCCTCGATCACCGCCTTCAGCCGTGCGGTCTCGACCGGGTAGCGCGCCGGGTCCTCGCCGTAGTTGGTGGTGTCGCCCATGGCGCGCGGATCGATCGTGCGGTCCGGGCCGATGAGTTCGAGCAGATAGTCCTTGGGGTCGCGTCCCGCCGCGGCGGCAAGCTCGGCCACGAACGACTGCACGGCGAAGCAGTGCGGGATGTTGGAGACCGAGCGGAACCAGCCGATGCGCGTGTGCGCGGTTGCCGCGCAGGTCTCGGCGCGGAAGTCGGGGATCGCGAACGCGACGTTGCGCAACCCCATGCCCTGCTCGAACGGCAGCTGGTGCTTGGGATCAGGACCGAAGATCGAGCCGATCGAGGGCGCCGCGCTGCGGTGGCGCCACGCCACCGTGCGACCGGCCGCGTCGAGCCCGCCCTCCAGCCGCTCGACCGAGACGGTGTGGAAGTAGCTGTGGTGAAGGTCGTCCTCGCGCGTCCACACCACCTTCACCGGCCTGCCCTTTGCGGCGCGGCTGAGCAGCGCCGCCTCGAGCACGTAGTCCGGCTTCGACTTGCGCCCGAACCCGCCGCCGAGCAGCGTCTGGTGGATGGTCACATCGGCAACCGGGATCTTCAGCGCCTCAGCGATGAGGTCGCGCGCCGCCTGCGGGTCCTGCGTGCAGGCCCACGCCTCGCAGCGGCCCGCACTGGTGAGGGCGAGCGCCATCGGCGGTTCCATCGGCGCCTGCGCAAGATGGGGGATGTAATACTCGGCCTCGATGCGCTTCGCGGCCTTGCCGAGTGCGCCTTCCGCATCACCGTCGCTGCGCGAGATTTGCCCCGGCGCGCGTGCCGAACGTTCGAGTTCGGCGCGGTAGGCTGCCGAGTTGTAGGCAGCGTTCGGCCCGTCGTCCCACGTGATGGTGAGCGCCTCGCGGCCCCTCATCGCCGCCCACGTGTTCGCCGCCAGCACGGCGACGCCGCCGAGCGGCTGGAACGCGGACGGGAGAGTGGGCGCGGGTAGGTCGACGATGTCGACAACGCCGGGCACCTTGAACGCCGCGGCCTTGTCCACGCTCTTCGTCTTGCCACCGTAGACGGGTGGGCGCGCGATGACGGCGTAGAGCATGTCCGGCAGGCGTGCGTCGATGCCGTAGTCGGCGCAGCCCGTCGTTATGGCGACACCATCGGCAGAGGGTACGGCGTGACCGATGTAGCGGAACTGCGCCGGTGTCTTCAGGGTCACCGCGGCGCGGTCGGGGACGACAAGCGCTGCCGCGTCCTTCGCGAGTGCGCCGTAGCCGAGCTTCCGGCCCGTGGGACGGTGTATCACTTCGTGGAGGCTCGCGGCGACCTCGCCGGGATTCACGCCCCAGCGCGCCGCGGCGGCCTGTTCCAGCATCGTGCGCGCGGCTGCGCCGCAGCGCCTGAGCGGCATGAACAGGTGCCGCATGCTGCGCGAGCCGTCGGTGTTCTGGTTGCCGTAGCGCGCCTCGTCGCCTACGGCCTGTGCGACGTGCACGCGGCTCCAGTCAGCTTCCAGCTCGTCGGCGATCACCATGGCGAGGCTGGTACGGATGCCCTGGCCCATCTCGGCGCGGTGGCAGGTGATGGTCACCGTGCCGTTCTCGCCGATCGCTACGAACAGGGCGGGATCGTCGCGCCAGCCGCCGCTCTGTCCGTCGGCGCCGTACCTGGGCGCTTCGCTGGTCTGCGCCAGTGCCATCCGCGGCAGACCGAGCGCGAGTACGAACGCACCGCCCGCACCGATGAGGCCGCGGCGGCTGATGTTGTCAAAGTTATCGAACGGCTCCGCTTTCATGCCTGCGCTCCCATCGAACTTGCCGCCTTAATGGCGGCGCGGATGCGCGCGTAGGTGCCGCAGCGGCAGATGTTGCCGGCCATGGCGGCGTCGATGTCCGCGTCGGTCGGCTCCGGCGTCTCCGCGAGCAGCGCCGCCGCCTGCATGATCTGGCCGGGCTGGCAATAGCCGCACTGCGCGACGCCGAACTGCCGCCACGCGCGCTGGACGGCGTGATCGCCCTGTTCCGACAGCCCCTCGATCGTCGTCACCGCCTGGTCCGCCACTGCCGACATCGGCAGCTGGCACGAGCGCATCGCGGCCCCGTCCAGATGCACGGTGCACGCCCCGCACAAACCCGCGCCGCACCCGAATTTCGTCCCTGTCAGTCCGAGAAGATCGCGCACGTACCAGAGCAGTGGCATCTCGGGATCGCCGTCATACGCCCGCTCAACACCGTTCAACCTGAAACGCATGCCAAAACCTCCGCATGGTTTTTCACCGTATCGGCGTACCGTTCTAATACCCTATTGTAACCGATTGTAGCACAATTTTGCCATATACCTATTGCCAAGATCGTTTTCTTTGATATGGTCGCAGGTAACGATCGGGTGGCCTTTTGGTCATTGCGAATAAATTTGGGGAGGAGTCGGATCCTCTCCGAACATTGGGGAGAGGATCAACGTGCACTACACAATGCTTGTTTCCCGGCTTGCGATGGCCGTTGCGATAACCGGAATTTCCCAGCCCGCGTTGGCGCAGGCTACAGATAACGACGCAACCACCGGCGGCGTTGAGGAAATCGTTGTCACGGCCCAGAAGCGTGAGCAGCGTCTTCAGGACGTGCCGATCACTGTTTCCGCGCTTTCCGGCGCCGGTGCAGAAGCGCGAGGCATTCAGAGCACTGAAGAGCTTTCAACGGCCGTTCCGTCGCTCGACTGGCAGGCGGGTAAGGCGGGAAGCCCCTATATCCGCGGTATCGGTTCGATCATCTCGACTGCCGGCAACGAGTCGTCGGTTGGCCTCTTTGTCGACGGCGTGCTGTTGATCAGCCCTCTGCAAGCCAACTTCAACCTCAACAACGTCGAACGAGTCGAGGTGCTGAAGGGGCCGCAGGGTACGCTGTTCGGCCGCAATGCGAATGGCGGCGTCATCAACATAATCACGCTCGATCCGTCGCAAGAGACCAAAGTCGACGCAAGTCTCGGCTATGGCAACTATGACACGGTCGATGCGCAGTTCTACGGCAACGTCGGCCTGACCGATACGCTCGCCGCAAATGTTGCGGTGGCCTATCGCAATCAGATGGACGGATGGGGCAAGAATGTCATTACCGGCGCTGACGCCTATGATGGCGACTCGTTCGATATCCGTGCAAAGCTGGGGTGGTCGCCGACACCGGAAACCGACATCATTCTCACGGGCCAGTATTTCACCAATCACAACGAAGCCACGAAGAACAGGCTTTTGCGCGGTACTGTCGGTACCAACGGTGCTCTTCCGCCGCCGGGCTTCTACGACGTCAATGAGAGCTTCGAATCGTTCACCGAAACCGACGTATGGTCGGTCAATCTCCGGGTCACTCACGATTTCGGTGCGGCGACATTCCGGTCGTTGACGGCGTATACCGATGTCGACACACTCTGGGCGTATGATTCCGATGCAGGCCCTCTTGTTACGCTCGATGGCGACATTTTCGAAAATGCGTCGGGTTTCACACAGGAGTTCCAGCTGCTGTCACCCGCCGAGCAGAGTGTTCGCTGGATCGTCGGCCTCTACTATCTCGATATGGAAGCAGCGTTTACACCAATCGAGCTCGAAGGAACATCAGTCGGCGGTGCATTCGTGGAAGTGTTCGGTCATACCCGGGCCCGTTCTCTTGCGGGCTTTGGCGAAGTCACCTTTGAGCTGGCACCCACCACGCATCTGACGCTCGGCGGACGTTATACATTCGACAAGCGGACCGTGGACGGCCACACCGATGTCAATGGCAATCCCGGCGTGGTGTCGTATCAGCAGAAGAATTTTAGCGAACCAACCTACCGGGTCACGCTCGATCACAAATTTACAGACGATGTCATGGCCTATGCCACGGTGAGCACCGGCTACAACTCGGGTCAGTTCAACACCGGAAATGCGAGGGCACCTGCGGTGAAACCGGAAAAAATGCAGGCCTATGAGGTCGGTATAAAATCAAACCTGCTCGACCGGCGCCTGCAACTCAACGCAGCGGCCTTTTGGTACGATTACAAGGATCTGCAGGTAAACATCGTGCGGGAGGCCGTTACGGTGCAGACCAACGCCGCAAAGGCGAGGGTCAAGGGCTTCGAAATCGAGCTGAATGCGGCGCCTGTGGACAACCTGTCCCTGCAGTTCGCGTTCTCATATCTCGACTCGGAATACACGAAGTATGCCGATGCGCAATTTTATATCCCGAATGCTGGCGGCGGTTACACGACGATTGTCGGTGATGCCTCCGGCAATCAGATGATTAATGCACCGAAATACTCCGGATTTGCTTATGCCCAGTACGAGATTAAGACAGATATAGGATCGTTTACACCTGGTCTGTCTTACGCATACAAGAGCAAGATTTACCGCAACTACCAGAATAACCTGGTTTCGCCTTCGCAGAATCTCGTCAATGCCTCTCTTTTGTTCACACCAGCTTCCGGGAGCTGGGATGTACGACTGTGGGGCAAGAATCTTCTCGACGAGAAGAACGAACAGAAGTCGGTCCGGCTTGAAGGCGCGATGGGCCGTCCGTTTGCGCCGCTTACGTATGGTGTGACGCTGGGATTGCATTTCTGATCGTAGCTGAATTGAATGGCTGATCTTTGAGGGAAGGAGAGAAAATGACGAATGATGTAGTCGCTGACGAGAAGGCAATCCGGGAATTGTTCGGGAACCTGATGGATGCCGTGCGTCGCGAGGATGCGCCGGGAGTGGCTCAAGCCTATGCGCCGGAAGGATTCATCTATCTCGACGTGAGCACACCGCGGGCCTTCCACGGGCGCGAAGGTGCCGAGCACACTTGGAGATTGTGGTTTTCAATGATCGAACCCGGCTCCGGGACAGGGGATGCGACAGAGCTGCAGGTAACTGTGGCGGGCGAATACGCATTTGCCATGCATTTCGACCACTATACTGCGAAGCCGAAAGATCCATCTCTTGCGCACCTGTTCGACTTCACCAACAGGGCGACGTCATGGCTCAAGAAAATCAATGGACGGTGGCATATCCTTGTCGAGCATAATTCCTTCCCCATCGATCTGGTGACAGGTCAGGCTGATTTCAAATCGAAGGAATAAGATCGTTCGTGATCAAACGCTCTGACAGCGTGTTGGTTTCCCAAAAGCGTGCCAAGCGATGTCAGGGCCTTTCTTGCGCGCGCGAGGGGCAGTGATGGCTGCTGATACGGAAGACCTGAACACACGTGCCGTGTTTGCGTTCCTGCAGGCACTGACAAGCGGATCTGCCGAGAAAGCAGATCCGCTTCTGGCAGAGCATGTGCAATGGAGCATACCTCGTGCCGTTCCGGATGCGCCCTGGGATCGAGAGACTGCGCTGCAAGTTGTAAGCAGCATCCCGACGATGCTGGACGATTTTTCAATATTGTTGTTCGATAGTGAAAGCGGTTTACCCATCCCGCTCGATTCCAGAACCATCGAGATGGCTTCCGGTGCGCCGGGCGTGACAGCGCAGGGTGACCGGGTCGCCGTGGAAGCCGTCGCGCACGGAAAGCATCAGGACCGGATCTACAGGAACCGCTATCATTTTCTCTTTGTTCTGCGAGATGGACAAATCGCTCGAATCCTGGAGTACAACGACACGCAGCACCTCGCTGAGGTGTTCGGTGCGACTGTCGGATGAACATGCCAGCAAGGTACAAGGGAGTTATCATGAACGAAGCATCGAAAGGCCAGCGGCCTCCTTCGCGGGTTGATCGTCGCAGTTTCATTCGTGCAGCCGGCGGCACGACCGTAGCGGCCGTTGGCGGGACCTCGCTCGTTGTAGGTCCTGCACAGGGAGCCGCCCGCAAATGGGACCATGAAGTGGACGTGGTTGTGGTTGGCTCCGGCGGTGCTGCCCTCGCTGCGGCTGTTACGGCGGTTTCGCGCGGCCTCAAGGTCGCCGTTCTCGAAGCCGCACCTGTTGCAGGCGGCGCAACGGCCCGTTCGGGCGGCGGCTACTGGATCCCGAACAACCGCTACATGCGCGCGAAAGGTATTCAGGATCCGCGCGAGGACTGCATTCGCTACATGGCTCGCTACTCCTTTACCCAGCTCTATGATCCGAACGCCGAGCACTACGGTATTCCGGGACTATCGCTGAAACAGATGGCGGCAATGTATGATAACGCCGCGCCGGCCGTGGAACTGTTTGAAAAACTGGGCGCCCTGGCGACACGGGAAGACGATTCCTACGACTATTGGGAATCCGCTTCCGAGAATAAAGCGCCGCAGGGCCGGCTGATCTGGACGAAAATCACGGCTCCGGCGGGAACGGCAACGGGAGGGGGCGCGGACACCATCCGCCAGATGGGAGACTGGCTTGCCAAGAATGGCGCCCCTGTCCAGCTTGAGCACCGCGTCATCAAGCTCGTTACGAACAGCAAGGGGGCCGTAATCGGCGTTGTCGCAAGTGATACCGACGAGAACCAGATCCACTTTCGTGCCCGGCGCGGCGTCCACTTCGGATCAGGCGGCTTCACGCTCAACGAAGACCTGCGCCTGAATTTCCAGCGGGGGCCGGTTTTCGGGAGCTGCGGCCCCATGACCAATCAGGGTGATCTTGTCTACATGGCATCTGCGATCGGGGCGAAGCTCGGCAACATGCAGAACGGCTGGCGCTTTCAGCTCGTTCTGGACCAGGTGCTCCAGACCCCGGGCCTTGCCACCGATGTCTGGGGCGTGATCGGCGACAGCATGATCATGGTCAACAAATACGGCCAGCGTGTTGTAAACGAGAAACGGCCGTACAGCGATCGGGGCGAAATCCATTTCAACTATGATGCGAACAGGAACGAGTGGACCAATCTCGTTCTCATGCAGATTCTCGATCAGCGCGCCTATGACCTCTGTCAGGGGAGGTATCCGATTCCGCCGAAAGGCGCCACGGCGCCCTATATCATTTCGGCACCGGACCTCGACGCTCTTGCAAAGGCGATCAGGGAACGTCTGGATCGACATGCGCCGCGAACCGGCGGCTTTCAACTCGATGAGAGTTTTCTGCCGAATCTCCGGACCAGCATAAAGCGCTTCAACAGCTTCGCGGAATCCGGAAACGATGAAGATTTCGGGCGAGGATCGTTCGGATACGATCGCCAGTGGCACGAACGTTTCGGCGGACCCGAGTCGGTTTCCGCGAACAACAAGCCGAACAAGACGATGTATCCGTTGTCGGATAAAGGGCCGTATCACGCCATCTTGCTCGTATCGGGCAACGCAGACACGAACGGCGGTCCGATGATCAACGAAAATGCCCAGATCATTTCCATAGCCAACGAGCCGATTCCAGGCCTCTACGGTGCCGGCAACTGCATCGCCTCTCCATCGGGGCGGGCATATTGGGGCGGCGGTGCGACCATCGGTCTGGCGTTCACCTTCGGCTATATCGCCGCCAATCACATGGCGTCTGCGCCGGTCAACGAGGATGTTTGACGTAAATTCGTCGTTCAGACGAAATCACGTTCTATAGTGGCATGGAGGGCCGCGTGGCGACGACAGCGCTTGTCTACAGGGAGAATGTTCCGAACGGGCGTCGTCCACAGGCCGTTGTCGTTGCGCTTCATCCCGAAGGTCATGACGAGCGCGAGGCGGAAGCCCGTCTTTCAGAGCTCAAGGACGATTATCACATCATTGCTCCAAGGGCCTGGCGTGCGCTCAATCCACGAATGTATGGGCCGGGCGAGAACAATTACTTTGCCTGGTTCTTCATGTTCAGGCCGGATCAACCCGAACCGGCGACGTTCGGGGATTCGCTGTTCCAACTGGAGCAGTTCATACACGATGTTCGCGAGCGCGTTCCCGATGTTCCCGTCATTCTTGCCGGCTGGGGGCAAGGCGCAATCCTTGCCATAACGCTTGCGGGCGTGATCCCGGAGTTCCTCGACGGGGTCTATGCCGTCGACGGCTTTCTGCCGAGTATCAGCGGCTGGTCTCTTCCAAGCAGTGATCTGGGGCGGCTTCCGATCGCTCTTGCATACAGCGCCGGCAGCGGGAGGGAACGGCTGCATGGTTCGCAGACGAGAGCGGCGCTGACGGGTCGTGGCGCCGCAGTTGGAATCGAGCCCGCCGATGCGCGTTCGATCCACAGATGGGTGCAAAATATTTCGTGCCGCACGCGACATTCCTTGGCGGAGGCTTCCTGAAATGCGTTTTCTGCGTTCCTGCGTTATCCTGCTGGCATTGGCTTCCGCGGGCGGCGCATCCGCAAATTCGGAAGGACCGATGCCGGGCCTCACCGGTGCACCTCTGAAGAAGGGCGGCGGATCGGAAATGAACTGCCAGTCCTGCCATATGGACTATGCGCTGAACCCCGATGCGCTCGGCAGGATACAGTTGCTCGGCGCTCCCGCGGTATATGAACCGGGGAAAAATTACGTTCTGACGCTTCAGCTCAATCATCCTACGGCGAAGCGGTGGGGTTTCCAGCTCACCGCGTTGACCATACCTGCATATGATGCCGCCGGCGATTTCGCCCCCAACGACAAGACGACGCAGAAGTCGTCGGCAGAGGGCCGGCAATATATCGAGCACGGCGCCATGGGCGGACGGGCGACGGGGATCGGCAAAACCGGCGGCTATGCATGGTCCTTCACCTGGACCGCGCCCAAAGACGGCGCCGCCAACGTCGCGTTCTTCGCCGCAGCGAATATGGCCAACGGCAACGGCGATTTCACGGGAGACCGGATCTATGCTTCCGGCAAGCCGATCTTCACGAGCAAAGCGCCTGCCAAACGCAAGAATTGACCCGAAGACATTGAGAGGTGGACATGCTGAACAGGGGCACACGACTCGCCATCATCAGTATCTTGCTGACATGGGGGAGCACTGCGATGGCGCAGACGTCATCTGAAACGGCCGAAGCATGGCGGCAGAAGACGATAGAGGCCTTCCGACAGGCCAGGCCCACCCCGGAACTGGCGAAGATGTCGGCTGTCGACAAGTTGCTCGCCATAGAGGAAATCCGCCAGATTCCCTTGCGCTACACGCGTTGCATAAACCAGCGCGACTGGAAGTGCTGGACAGCGTTGTTCACCGAGGAATCCGACTACTGGAACGGGACGCTCGGCAAGGTCGTCTCCGGAACGAAAGGGTGGCATGACCATCTTGTCGCGACCGGCATGACATCCAGCCGCGTGCACAGTCTCTTTCATAGCTATGGTACGGAAATCGAAGTCCTTTCACCGACGACTGCGCGGGGTATCTGGCAGGCGTCTTTCGTATTCTATTCCGGGAAGGATGAACCCGGCGATCCAGCGGGGACGGTAATACAGCCCGGTCAGCAGATGAGGCATTGGGCCGTATACTATCAAACCTACAGGAAGGTTGACAGCGTCTGGAAGATCAACTCCAACATTCATCTGGACGTGCGCGGTGAATATGGGCCGCTCCGTGAAGGCGTGAAGGCATTGCAGCAGGAAATCCCGCCGAACCCGGAGGGGCGCCTATTCCCCTGAGCAGGCATGGGTGAACGGAGTGTCGTGCCA
Coding sequences:
- a CDS encoding nuclear transport factor 2 family protein, with protein sequence MLNRGTRLAIISILLTWGSTAMAQTSSETAEAWRQKTIEAFRQARPTPELAKMSAVDKLLAIEEIRQIPLRYTRCINQRDWKCWTALFTEESDYWNGTLGKVVSGTKGWHDHLVATGMTSSRVHSLFHSYGTEIEVLSPTTARGIWQASFVFYSGKDEPGDPAGTVIQPGQQMRHWAVYYQTYRKVDSVWKINSNIHLDVRGEYGPLREGVKALQQEIPPNPEGRLFP
- a CDS encoding FAD-dependent oxidoreductase; its protein translation is MNEASKGQRPPSRVDRRSFIRAAGGTTVAAVGGTSLVVGPAQGAARKWDHEVDVVVVGSGGAALAAAVTAVSRGLKVAVLEAAPVAGGATARSGGGYWIPNNRYMRAKGIQDPREDCIRYMARYSFTQLYDPNAEHYGIPGLSLKQMAAMYDNAAPAVELFEKLGALATREDDSYDYWESASENKAPQGRLIWTKITAPAGTATGGGADTIRQMGDWLAKNGAPVQLEHRVIKLVTNSKGAVIGVVASDTDENQIHFRARRGVHFGSGGFTLNEDLRLNFQRGPVFGSCGPMTNQGDLVYMASAIGAKLGNMQNGWRFQLVLDQVLQTPGLATDVWGVIGDSMIMVNKYGQRVVNEKRPYSDRGEIHFNYDANRNEWTNLVLMQILDQRAYDLCQGRYPIPPKGATAPYIISAPDLDALAKAIRERLDRHAPRTGGFQLDESFLPNLRTSIKRFNSFAESGNDEDFGRGSFGYDRQWHERFGGPESVSANNKPNKTMYPLSDKGPYHAILLVSGNADTNGGPMINENAQIISIANEPIPGLYGAGNCIASPSGRAYWGGGATIGLAFTFGYIAANHMASAPVNEDV
- a CDS encoding alpha/beta hydrolase; the encoded protein is MATTALVYRENVPNGRRPQAVVVALHPEGHDEREAEARLSELKDDYHIIAPRAWRALNPRMYGPGENNYFAWFFMFRPDQPEPATFGDSLFQLEQFIHDVRERVPDVPVILAGWGQGAILAITLAGVIPEFLDGVYAVDGFLPSISGWSLPSSDLGRLPIALAYSAGSGRERLHGSQTRAALTGRGAAVGIEPADARSIHRWVQNISCRTRHSLAEAS
- a CDS encoding choice-of-anchor V domain-containing protein, translated to MRFLRSCVILLALASAGGASANSEGPMPGLTGAPLKKGGGSEMNCQSCHMDYALNPDALGRIQLLGAPAVYEPGKNYVLTLQLNHPTAKRWGFQLTALTIPAYDAAGDFAPNDKTTQKSSAEGRQYIEHGAMGGRATGIGKTGGYAWSFTWTAPKDGAANVAFFAAANMANGNGDFTGDRIYASGKPIFTSKAPAKRKN